In Bacillus sp. Cs-700, one genomic interval encodes:
- a CDS encoding pyridoxal phosphate-dependent aminotransferase → MQLSTRVAALTPSATLEITAKAKALKAEGHDVIALGAGEPDFNTPSHILNAAKNAMDEGLTKYTPSGGILPLKESIIAKFQEDQNIAYNADEIIVCTGAKHALYTLFQVILDEGDEVIIPTPYWVSYPEQVKLAGGNPVYVEGKEDHAFKITVAQLEKAVTPQTKAVIINSPSNPTGSIYTPDELKEIGAFCLENNILIVSDEIYEKLVYDGAKHTSIAELSTELKEQTIIINGVSKSHSMTGWRIGYAAGRKEIIKAMTNLASHSTSNPTSISQYAALAAYEGSQEPVNEMKTAFEERLNTVYEKLNNIPGFTCVKPQGAFYLFPNAKEAAEKTGYENVDAFVKGLLEEEKVALVPGSGFGSPDNVRLSYATSLEVFLEAIVRIERFVRTKQA, encoded by the coding sequence ATGCAATTATCAACTCGTGTAGCAGCTCTGACACCATCTGCCACTTTAGAAATCACAGCAAAAGCAAAAGCGTTGAAAGCTGAAGGTCATGATGTAATCGCACTTGGTGCAGGGGAACCTGACTTTAATACGCCTTCACATATTCTGAATGCAGCTAAGAATGCAATGGATGAGGGACTAACAAAATATACGCCTTCAGGTGGTATTCTTCCTCTAAAAGAAAGTATTATCGCAAAGTTCCAGGAAGATCAAAATATCGCTTACAATGCTGATGAAATCATTGTGTGTACTGGAGCGAAACATGCGCTTTATACCTTGTTTCAAGTAATCCTTGATGAAGGTGATGAAGTCATTATTCCTACACCTTACTGGGTAAGCTATCCTGAACAAGTAAAGCTAGCTGGCGGAAATCCAGTTTATGTAGAAGGTAAAGAAGATCATGCATTTAAAATAACTGTGGCGCAGCTAGAAAAAGCGGTAACGCCTCAAACAAAGGCGGTTATTATTAATTCTCCTTCAAACCCAACCGGGTCGATCTATACACCTGATGAGTTGAAAGAAATCGGTGCTTTTTGTTTAGAAAACAATATTCTTATTGTTTCTGATGAAATTTATGAAAAGCTCGTTTATGATGGAGCAAAACATACTTCTATCGCAGAACTCTCTACGGAATTAAAGGAACAAACGATTATCATTAATGGCGTATCTAAATCTCATTCGATGACTGGATGGAGAATTGGGTATGCAGCAGGACGAAAAGAAATCATTAAAGCAATGACGAATTTAGCTAGTCATTCTACATCAAACCCTACATCCATTTCGCAGTATGCTGCTTTAGCAGCTTACGAAGGGTCACAGGAACCTGTAAATGAAATGAAAACAGCATTTGAAGAACGATTGAACACCGTTTATGAAAAACTGAATAATATTCCAGGATTCACTTGTGTGAAACCTCAAGGTGCTTTTTACTTGTTCCCTAACGCAAAAGAAGCAGCAGAGAAAACAGGGTATGAAAATGTTGATGCTTTCGTAAAAGGACTTTTAGAAGAAGAAAAAGTAGCGCTTGTTCCTGGCTCAGGATTTGGTTCGCCTGATAACGTCAGACTATCTTACGCAACATCACTCGAAGTCTTTCTTGAAGCCATTGTTCGTATCGAGCGCTTCGTAAGAACCAAACAGGCTTAA
- a CDS encoding DUF5590 domain-containing protein yields MRLIGIIAGVIVALMIWQGVSFYNAITNHPDKLEDKAIARAESEAVIEEVDNAVQYHGTSDAYVVLQGSDKNKDEVYVFVPDNDQPLVTKKVEEGVSAETVKKKLNNEFSPQEIINIKPGIEVNQEKKQVLVWEATFIDTDNRYTFAYYYFSNGDYWRSRSIKQN; encoded by the coding sequence ATGCGACTGATAGGAATTATTGCTGGTGTTATTGTAGCACTGATGATTTGGCAAGGAGTCTCTTTTTATAACGCTATTACGAATCATCCTGATAAGTTAGAGGACAAAGCGATTGCTCGAGCTGAATCTGAAGCAGTGATCGAAGAAGTCGATAATGCCGTCCAATATCATGGGACGAGTGATGCATATGTCGTCTTACAAGGAAGCGATAAGAACAAGGATGAGGTTTACGTTTTTGTACCAGACAACGATCAACCTCTTGTAACAAAGAAAGTGGAGGAAGGCGTTAGTGCAGAAACGGTTAAAAAGAAATTGAATAATGAATTTTCTCCACAAGAGATTATTAATATTAAACCAGGTATTGAAGTGAATCAAGAAAAGAAACAAGTACTCGTATGGGAAGCAACGTTTATTGATACCGACAATCGCTATACATTTGCCTATTATTACTTTAGTAATGGGGACTATTGGCGCTCGAGGTCGATTAAACAAAATTAA
- a CDS encoding YpmA family protein, with product MESNIEVLSTVKVSKSLDIYKIVDSLNRTLKEKDLMFGLALDEEDQDQMIFTIYRT from the coding sequence ATGGAAAGCAACATTGAAGTTTTATCGACAGTAAAAGTGAGTAAGTCCCTTGATATTTACAAAATTGTAGATTCGTTAAATCGTACATTAAAAGAAAAAGACCTTATGTTTGGGCTTGCACTTGATGAAGAAGATCAGGATCAAATGATTTTCACGATCTATCGTACATAA
- the dinG gene encoding ATP-dependent DNA helicase DinG, whose protein sequence is MNRYTIIDFETTGNSPKNGDRIIQIGLAVIEDGAIVDRYASFVNPEKSLPLFIQQLTGITDEDLKDAPLFEEVAPELLKRLDGAYFVAHNVRFDLNFMNAQLDVSGYDPFTGPTIDTVELARILLPTAEAYKLSSLAEYLEIQHDNPHQADSDAEVTAELLLFLFDKLYGLPLVTLEQLAELSTRLSSDMEVVLHEIMQDKKNRIEPEGNFEIFRDIAIKLQEQTSELDSPHQSIQFEHAQKEFEQKMAETIPDFEVRTGQSDMMKQVAHAFDTNQHILIEAGTGIGKSLGYLLPGVVHAKNSGKPVVVSTHTIQLQEQLLQRDLPFLRDILPFSFKATIIKGRSHYLDLTRFEQQLHYVEEDNYDTILTKAQILVWLLETDYGDVEELNLSSGGKIFWHQVKSDAAVSANHRSPWFSRDFYHRRKRFAMNADLIITNHALLFSDLINEHQLLPAYQQAVIDEAHHLEDIATEFFGIKTDYFSILQGFVRMGLKDGDGIYGKVLSILKNLEVEVEETKNEIDAYVKTILGDVDELFRMLHRYVQKNIHRSNEIGRLSYRITGENGSAWEAIQEAAHRLVFYLKDLDKSLKKLEKELDLKEDELTREQLNTSADFKGIHASVLEELSKVDYLLLNESENDVKWVEIDPKGSLNSAFLFSRPVEVGSLLSSDYFGKKKSILLTSATLTVKNSFDYITKRLGLEEFGPLIHQYHSPFDYSEQARLMIPTDLPMIKDVSDVQFVEHITDAILQIARVTRGRMLVLFTSYDMLKKAHHRMKELIAHDELTLISQGVDSGSRVRLTKNFKESEDAILFGTSSFWEGVDIPGEDLSCLIIVRLPFSPPDNPVFQARSEQLKSSGGNPFMELSLPEAIIRFKQGFGRLVRSQRDRGAVFIFDRRIISTRYGRLFVKSLPDVPLIKGTTEELVNELDLWL, encoded by the coding sequence ATGAATCGATATACCATAATAGATTTTGAAACGACAGGAAACTCCCCTAAAAATGGGGATCGAATCATTCAGATAGGATTAGCAGTTATTGAAGATGGAGCGATTGTTGATCGGTATGCATCATTTGTAAACCCTGAGAAATCACTTCCTCTATTTATACAACAATTGACAGGGATAACGGATGAAGATTTGAAAGATGCACCATTATTTGAAGAGGTGGCTCCAGAGCTTCTCAAACGTTTGGATGGGGCTTATTTTGTCGCCCATAACGTACGATTCGATCTTAACTTTATGAATGCGCAGCTTGATGTGAGTGGATATGATCCGTTTACAGGACCAACGATTGACACGGTGGAACTTGCGCGGATTTTATTGCCAACGGCAGAAGCATATAAATTATCTTCACTTGCAGAATATTTAGAAATTCAACATGATAATCCCCATCAAGCAGATAGTGATGCTGAAGTTACAGCTGAACTATTGCTCTTTCTTTTTGATAAACTGTATGGTTTACCACTTGTAACACTCGAACAGTTAGCGGAGCTTTCCACTCGACTATCGAGCGATATGGAAGTGGTCTTACATGAGATCATGCAAGACAAAAAGAATAGGATTGAACCAGAAGGCAATTTTGAGATCTTTCGAGACATTGCGATTAAGTTACAAGAACAAACCAGTGAATTGGATTCACCCCATCAATCGATTCAATTTGAGCATGCACAAAAAGAGTTTGAACAAAAAATGGCTGAAACAATTCCGGACTTTGAAGTGCGAACGGGTCAAAGCGATATGATGAAGCAGGTAGCTCATGCCTTTGATACAAATCAACATATTCTCATTGAGGCAGGGACAGGTATAGGTAAGTCATTAGGTTATTTACTACCTGGAGTTGTTCATGCTAAGAACTCCGGCAAGCCAGTTGTTGTTAGTACCCATACGATTCAATTACAAGAACAGCTGCTACAACGGGATCTGCCTTTTCTTCGTGATATTTTGCCATTTTCCTTTAAAGCTACGATTATCAAAGGAAGAAGTCATTATTTAGACTTAACCCGATTTGAACAACAGCTACATTATGTTGAAGAAGACAATTACGATACGATTTTAACAAAGGCACAAATTCTCGTCTGGCTACTTGAAACGGATTATGGGGATGTGGAAGAGTTAAACCTTTCTAGCGGTGGAAAGATTTTCTGGCATCAGGTAAAAAGTGATGCAGCCGTTTCCGCTAATCACCGTTCTCCATGGTTTTCGCGTGACTTTTATCATCGAAGAAAACGCTTTGCCATGAATGCGGATTTAATCATTACAAATCACGCTTTATTATTCAGTGATTTAATTAATGAGCATCAGTTATTACCCGCTTATCAGCAGGCTGTGATTGATGAAGCTCATCATCTTGAGGATATTGCTACTGAGTTTTTTGGCATCAAAACCGATTATTTCTCGATTCTACAGGGATTTGTCCGAATGGGACTTAAGGATGGCGACGGAATTTATGGAAAAGTTCTAAGCATTTTGAAAAACCTGGAAGTCGAAGTAGAAGAGACAAAAAATGAAATTGATGCATATGTGAAAACGATTCTTGGAGATGTTGATGAACTTTTTCGTATGCTTCATCGTTACGTACAAAAAAATATTCATCGTTCAAATGAAATTGGTCGATTAAGCTATCGGATTACAGGTGAGAATGGCTCAGCATGGGAAGCGATTCAGGAAGCAGCCCATCGCTTGGTTTTCTATTTGAAAGATCTTGACAAATCATTAAAAAAGCTAGAGAAAGAACTTGATTTAAAAGAAGATGAGCTAACGAGAGAACAGTTAAATACGTCTGCTGACTTTAAAGGCATTCATGCTTCTGTTTTAGAGGAGCTTTCAAAAGTTGACTATCTTCTTCTTAATGAAAGTGAAAACGATGTGAAGTGGGTAGAAATTGATCCTAAAGGATCGTTAAATTCGGCATTTTTGTTCAGTAGACCAGTGGAAGTGGGTTCCCTACTTTCAAGCGACTACTTCGGAAAGAAAAAAAGTATATTGTTAACATCCGCTACGCTTACTGTAAAGAATTCATTTGATTATATTACGAAGCGACTTGGTTTGGAAGAATTTGGGCCGCTCATTCACCAATATCATTCACCATTTGATTATAGTGAGCAAGCACGACTGATGATACCTACAGATTTGCCTATGATTAAAGATGTATCGGATGTTCAGTTTGTTGAACATATTACGGATGCGATTCTTCAAATTGCCCGTGTCACGAGGGGAAGAATGCTTGTTTTGTTTACATCTTACGACATGCTTAAAAAAGCACATCATCGGATGAAAGAATTAATCGCTCATGATGAACTAACGTTGATTAGTCAGGGTGTTGATAGCGGAAGCAGGGTCAGGCTAACAAAGAATTTTAAAGAAAGTGAAGACGCGATTTTGTTTGGTACGAGTAGCTTCTGGGAGGGCGTGGATATTCCAGGAGAAGATCTAAGTTGCCTTATCATCGTTCGCCTTCCATTCTCGCCACCTGACAACCCCGTTTTTCAGGCGAGATCAGAGCAATTGAAAAGTTCGGGTGGTAACCCATTTATGGAACTTTCGCTACCTGAAGCGATTATTCGCTTCAAACAGGGGTTTGGAAGGCTCGTTCGCTCGCAGCGTGATCGAGGTGCAGTATTTATATTCGATCGCCGCATCATTTCGACAAGGTACGGTCGATTATTTGTAAAATCCTTACCGGATGTCCCGTTAATTAAAGGGACAACAGAAGAATTGGTAAATGAACTAGATCTCTGGTTATAA